In the Natrinema sp. CBA1119 genome, CCTTGGCGACGTTCTCGCCGACGAGTCGCGGTAAGCGATACGACGTTCCCGTATCGACCCCGAGGCCGACCTGGCGGAAGACGAAGCCGATCGCCGCACGGTCGCTCGCGATCTGTATGTCACACAGTATCGCCATGTTTCCGCCCGCTCCGACGGCTGGCCCGTCGACTTTCGCGATCGTCGGGAGCGAAAACTCGCCCAGTTGTCGCATCACGTCGTTTGTCGACTCCAGTAGTCCGTCGACGCGGTCGTCGATCGGGACGTCGTTCTCTATCGCTTCGACCATGCTACTGATGTCGCCGCCCGCGGAGAAGGCTTCGCCCGCTCCCTCGATGACGAGACACCGCGCATCGCTTCGTTCCACCTCCTCGAGGGCTCCTCGTAATCCGTTCGCGAGTTCTTCCGATAGTGCGTTTCTCCGGTCGGGATCGTTAAGCGTCGCAGTCGCGACGCCGTCTTCGATACGAAGCTTGACTATGTCCTCGCTCATCGCGGCTGCATGTTCCTCGTCAACAGTTGTAATAGTTTCTATGACGGAGGATGTGGGTATCAATATCACGTGTGTCCCTGGCATGGAATAATTTATATGATCCGACGCCTTCTACACGAGAAGGAGGTCAATCGACGGAAATCATGGACTTCAGTTACACTGACGCCCAGGAATCGTTCCGAGACGAACTACGGGTATGGTTAGAGGAGAATTTACCGGACGGATGGCTCGACGGCGAGCGTGAGCTCCCGTCGGACGACGACGAACGGCTTGCCTTCCTGAGAGACTGGCAACGGACGCTGGCGGACGGCGACTGGGCGGGCATTCACTGGCCCGAAGCGTACGGCGGTCGCGGGGCATCGCTAGTGGAGCAAACGATTTATCGGGAGGAAATGGCGCGTGTCAACGCACCGCCGCAAGTCAACGTTATCGGCATCAACCTCATCGGTCCGACGCTGATCGAAGCCGGAACGGAAGAACAGAAAAGCCGATTCGTGCCGAATATCCTCAGCGGTGAGGAGATCTGGTGTCAGGGGTACTCCGAGCCCGAAGCCGGCTCCGACGTGGCGAGCCTGACGACTCGTGCGGAACGGAACGGCGACGAATGGGTCATCAACGGCCAGAAAATCTGGACGAGTTATGCGCATAACGCCGACTGGTGTCTCCTGGTAACCCGAACCGACGCCTCGGGCGAAAAACACGAGGGGCTGACTGTCCTCCTCGTCGACATGGACCAGGAGGGGGTGGAAACCGACCCCATTCACCAGGCGAACGACGATCGAAGTTTCAACCAAGTGTATTTCAACGATGCAACCACCACCAGCGACTTGGTGCTCGGCGAGGTCGATGAGGGATGGGACATCGTCATGACGCTCTCGGCGTACGAACACGCCATGACTTCGATCTACACGATCGAACAGCGATACCTCGACCTGCTCGAGTATTGCAAAACCGAGACGCGCGGCGGGACGCCGTTGATCGAGAAACCGGAGATACGCCAACAGCTGGCCGACTTCGATGCGCGGATTCAGGCCGCGAAGGTGAGCCACTATCGTAACGTGAGCAAGCAGATCGAAACGGGTCGACCCGGCCCCGAAGGGTCGATGGACCTCGTCGTTAGCGACGAACTCAGAATCGATCTTCTGAACTTCGCCGTCGACGTGCAGGGGCCTGCCACCTCGTTGTGGGAGAACGGTGACGCCGCCTTCGACGAGACGACCGGCTACCTTCGTTCGTACGGGTCGTGGATTGCAGCCGGAACCGGCGACATCCAGCGAAACATCATCGGTGAGCGAGTGCTCGGGCTCCCGAAAGACAAAAAGAGCAAAACGAGCCACAGGAGTGAGTGACTATGGATGCGAGATTGACTGAGGAACACCAACGAGTACAGGAAACCGCACGCGATTTCATCGAATCGGAAGGCGGCATGGAACTCGCCAGGCGACAGCTGAACGGCGAGGATGTCGTCGACCGCCTGTGGGACGAACTCGCGGAACTCGATTACACTGCGATCACGGTCCCACTCGAGCACGGCGGGTTCGGAGAAGGTATGGTGTACCTTTCGGCGCTGCTCGAAGCCGCGGGGCGGTACGCGCTTCCCGGACCGCTTCCGGAGACGGCCGCGTTCGCGGTCCCGCTTATTTCCGATCTTGGGAACGAAGAACAGAAATCAGCCTATTTGCCCGCGATCGCCGACGGGAACTGCAAGGTAAGCGTCGCGGTCTACGACGACGAAACGGAATCGCTCCCCGAGAGCATCCAACTTCGCGCGGCCCCGGTTGAGACGAACGACGGAACCGGCTACCGACTCGACGGAACGAAAACGCTCGTTCCATACGGCGGCGACGCCGACACGGTAATCGTCGCGGCCAGAACCCGCGACAGCCGGGGATACGACGGAATTTCGTTGTTCCTCGTCGATACCGCCCACGACGCCGTTGACGCCAGGCAGTTAGACAGCCTCGACTGGGCACGGCCGATGTACGAGCTGACGTTCGATAACCTCACGGTCGGTCCCGATGCCCTACTCGGCCCGCTGCACGGCGGCGGCGGCCCCCTCGTCGACGCGGTCGATAGATACTCGGTCGCGGCGATAGCGATGCTCACGGGTGCCGCCGATCGCGCGGTCGAACTCTCTTCGGAATACGGGAACGAACGGGAACAGTACGGGCAACCGATCGGTATGTTCCAGGCCGTCAAGCATCGGGCGGCGGACATGTGGATCGACATGCAGAGCGCCCGATCGCTGGTCTACTACGCTTCGTGGGCCCTCGATACCGACGAACCCGATGCCGGCCGAGCCGTTGCGGCGACAAAATCGTACGCGGCCGACCGCCTCCACCGGGTGTTCGCCGACGATATGAAAAACCACGGCGGAATGGGCTTTACGTGGGATCACGATGCACACATTTACCTCAAACAGGCCAAGAGCTGGCGGAACTTCCTTGGCTCACCCGAGGCGTACCGCGATCGACTCATCGAGTCGCGACTTGCCGAGTCGGAGTAGACCGACTCCGAAGCGCAACCAGCGGACGGTATCCGTAATCAGTCCTTTTTGTTCGATCAGGTAGCCACCGTGTACAGCTGATCGCTATGATGTGTTTCGGAACGACCCCTGTGTGTTTCCCGCTTTTACGCCTGTGCTCGGCGTCCTGACTGGGCCGGATCTTGGAGTACTGTTTGTCGGTGGTACCGAGCCGTCTCAGGGAATCGGCCGATTTTATAGGTAGTGCGGG is a window encoding:
- a CDS encoding enoyl-CoA hydratase/isomerase family protein, translated to MSEDIVKLRIEDGVATATLNDPDRRNALSEELANGLRGALEEVERSDARCLVIEGAGEAFSAGGDISSMVEAIENDVPIDDRVDGLLESTNDVMRQLGEFSLPTIAKVDGPAVGAGGNMAILCDIQIASDRAAIGFVFRQVGLGVDTGTSYRLPRLVGENVAKELVFTGRIVGAEEAADLGLFNHVFPAAEFDEKADEIIDSIASGPTVALKHAKRLIDEGSNKSLDQAMIDEAVAQGIIFETDDHEEGVQAFLNNRSPEFEGQ
- a CDS encoding acyl-CoA dehydrogenase family protein; translated protein: MDFSYTDAQESFRDELRVWLEENLPDGWLDGERELPSDDDERLAFLRDWQRTLADGDWAGIHWPEAYGGRGASLVEQTIYREEMARVNAPPQVNVIGINLIGPTLIEAGTEEQKSRFVPNILSGEEIWCQGYSEPEAGSDVASLTTRAERNGDEWVINGQKIWTSYAHNADWCLLVTRTDASGEKHEGLTVLLVDMDQEGVETDPIHQANDDRSFNQVYFNDATTTSDLVLGEVDEGWDIVMTLSAYEHAMTSIYTIEQRYLDLLEYCKTETRGGTPLIEKPEIRQQLADFDARIQAAKVSHYRNVSKQIETGRPGPEGSMDLVVSDELRIDLLNFAVDVQGPATSLWENGDAAFDETTGYLRSYGSWIAAGTGDIQRNIIGERVLGLPKDKKSKTSHRSE
- a CDS encoding acyl-CoA dehydrogenase family protein, encoding MDARLTEEHQRVQETARDFIESEGGMELARRQLNGEDVVDRLWDELAELDYTAITVPLEHGGFGEGMVYLSALLEAAGRYALPGPLPETAAFAVPLISDLGNEEQKSAYLPAIADGNCKVSVAVYDDETESLPESIQLRAAPVETNDGTGYRLDGTKTLVPYGGDADTVIVAARTRDSRGYDGISLFLVDTAHDAVDARQLDSLDWARPMYELTFDNLTVGPDALLGPLHGGGGPLVDAVDRYSVAAIAMLTGAADRAVELSSEYGNEREQYGQPIGMFQAVKHRAADMWIDMQSARSLVYYASWALDTDEPDAGRAVAATKSYAADRLHRVFADDMKNHGGMGFTWDHDAHIYLKQAKSWRNFLGSPEAYRDRLIESRLAESE